A stretch of the Lineus longissimus chromosome 10, tnLinLong1.2, whole genome shotgun sequence genome encodes the following:
- the LOC135494460 gene encoding uncharacterized protein LOC135494460, whose translation MEDFLGPALPPGYLQNQTVASSTFGPVLQKTVEHVPDGHSSSCRSVLRPRLQVVNYSDTDSDCSEKLSACGPALPPGFGATTSLVRDGSFGTSTDRDHTDPCGPNLPPGFRVTNGLVANPDTSFVKNDSTHSCGPGLPPGFLVESSLESDPVVEQELPDSCGPALPPGFKAAHSLVEEADRVASVVNQEHLASCGPALPPGFQVANSLEEADPVASVANQEHLDSCGPALPPGFQVANSLVEADPVASVANQEPLDSCGPALPPGFQVANSLEEADPVASVVNQEHLASCGPALPPGFQVANTLEEADPVPSVVNQEHLASCGPALPPGFQVANTLEEADPVPSVVNQEHLASCGPALPPGFQVANTLEEADPVASVVNQEHLASCGPALPPGFQVANTLEEADPVASVVNQEHLASCGPALPPGFQVANTLEEADAVASVVNQEHQDSCGPALPPGFQVPNSLEADPVTSECASRHKNQDSSGPALAAGFKVEKILETEPGFGTSAVAQQNRNSCGSSLPLRFQVANILETRNPGPDTSFLDKEHCGPALPPWLQLQAIKSSVIHNLNILGTVATVLDKVLSHSCGPVLPPGFQTQNDCNTDKGLPANVTLNQSLGPPLPPGFLTAKTRSKKYPWSDQVVGPSPLKISRKSLGPALPPEFETTKSNTDSDLDEAVGFLNTDSCGPALPPGFCTAESSDTDFNHNFRKSIQNCSSELLGPALPPGFQALQESDIDLGSDQDVPSPFNNNHSIGSALPPGLPIVDPSESDSNSCPGVQLPVGPVLLPGFSEASHSAADHKFLQAVPLLSSLNLPLGPVLPPGFPATTASSEKLDTKLDEVIQLQAGPVLPPGFRIVHDSDSNSNSKEIGTSVTTRKQSFGPSLPVFQTSALNTESNSIQESLPCGPVLPPEFKAVEPSDTDSNSAWGGEPLGSANQLVQPQVQTESTSDQETGSGSVGVSSRPALRVGFTLGINSESPPSLIEQAMSKSIGPTLPPGFKKAADAENSDFQIHAEPWSDDDNDAGEQPSVGPSLPPNFSKATESSPSLLGPVLPPGLLKNRGPTVEKDGEETVGPSLPPGYAPDPTEKKSSSTYVGPVLPEGFRFISGAVAKPAIGPTLPPGFQEHGRQETTDSVAHQVGPVLPQSLLTGKTDCRKDKRNRRIGPVGPALPPGFHQESSSDEDCQEDVVGPVLPTSVARVGPVGPALPPGFLMQSANEDNLPGARSVGPVVPPGFRYVGDGGYEVEDDVVGPMPFARGASNLSAAEEFERRSKKMKDKLTGRDDEANTATTRESWMTELPSDELGRSLGLVQRKFTTGIGSSRGGDRSVWTDTPADKARKEKEGDRGTKRPVEVVYSGMSVRDERMEQQIDSYNKTKRKESLMDMHSKKMKKKHEEEKDQPKERRPFSREEDLGTNKFDDAQRKSIIKKARGLDSRFSHGEQKFH comes from the exons ATGGAAGATTTCCTGGGGCCAGCATTACCTCCTGGATACTTACAAAATCAAACAGTTGCAAGTTCCACCTTTGGACCGGTGCTCCAGAAGACAGTGGAACATGTACCAGATGGACATTCAAGTTCTTGTAGATCAGTGTTACGACCCAGATTGCAAGTTGTGAACTATTCAGATACTGACTCTGACTGTAGTGAGAAACTTTCAGCTTGTGGGCCAGCACTGCCCCCAGGGTTTGGAGCAACAACTAGTTTGGTAAGAGACGGCAGTTTTGGGACTTCCACTGATCGAGACCACACTGATCCGTGTGGACCGAATTTGCCACCGGGATTCAGAGTCACTAATGGCTTAGTAGCTAATCCAGACACTTCTTTTGTGAAAAACGACAGTACACATTCTTGCGGTCCAGGTTTGCCTCCAGGATTTCTAGTTGAAAGTAGTTTGGAATCTGACCCAGTTGTAGAGCAAGAGCTGCCAGATTCTTGTGGCCCAGCTTTACCACCAGGATTCAAAGCTGCACATAGCTTAGTTGAAGAAGCTGACCGGGTTGCTTCAGTTGTAAATCAAGAGCATCTAGCTTCTTGTGGCCCAGCTTTGCCTCCGGGATTTCAAGTTGCAAATAGTTTGGAAGAAGCTGACCCAGTTGCCTCCGTTGCAAATCAAGAGCATCTAGATTCTTGTGGCCCAGCTTTGCCTCCGGGATTTCAAGTTGCAAATAGTTTGGTAGAAGCTGACCCAGTTGCCTCCGTTGCAAATCAAGAGCCTCTAGATTCTTGTGGCCCAGCTTTGCCTCCGGGATTTCAAGTTGCAAATAGTTTGGAAGAAGCTGACCCAGTTGCCTCAGTTGTAAATCAAGAGCATCTAGCTTCTTGTGGCCCAGCTTTGCCTCCGGGATTTCAAGTTGCAAATACCTTAGAAGAAGCTGACCCAGTTCCTTCAGTTGTAAATCAAGAGCATCTAGCTTCTTGTGGCCCAGCTTTGCCTCCGGGATTTCAAGTTGCAAATACCTTAGAAGAAGCTGACCCAGTTCCTTCAGTTGTAAATCAAGAGCATCTAGCTTCTTGTGGCCCAGCTTTGCCTCCAGGATTTCAAGTTGCAAATACCTTAGAAGAAGCTGACCCAGTTGCCTCAGTTGTAAATCAAGAGCATCTAGCTTCTTGTGGCCCAGCTTTGCCTCCAGGATTTCAAGTTGCAAATACCTTAGAAGAAGCTGACCCAGTTGCCTCAGTTGTAAATCAAGAGCATCTAGCTTCTTGTGGCCCAGCTTTGCCTCCAGGATTTCAAGTTGCAAATACCTTAGAAGAAGCTGATGCTGTTGCCTCAGTTGTAAATCAAGAGCATCAAGATTCTTGTGGCCCTGCTTTGCCtccaggatttcaagttccaaaTAGCTTGGAAGCTGACCCAGTTACCTCTGAGTGTGCTAGTAGACATAAAAATCAAGATTCTTCTGGCCCAGCTTTGGCTGCTGGATTCAAAGTCGAAAAAATATTAGAAACCGAACCAGGTTTTGGCACCTCCGCTGTTGCTCAACAGAATCGAAATTCTTGTGGATCATCATTGCCTCTGCGATTTCAAGTTGCAAATATTTTAGAAACTAGGAACCCAGGACCTGATACTTCTTTTCTCGATAAAGAGCATTGTGGACCAGCATTGCCTCCATGGTTGCAACTGCAAGCAATAAAAAGTTCAGTAATTCACAATTTAAACATACTTGGTACTGTTGCGACTGTATTAGACAAAGTGCTGTCTCACTCTTGTGGACCAGTATTGCCTCCAGGATTTCAAACTCAAAATGATTGCAATACTGACAAGGGATTGCCTGCAAATGTGACTCTGAATCAGTCATTGGGACCACCACTACCTCCTGGATTTCTGACTGCAAAAACTCGATCTAAAAAATATCCTTGGTCTGATCAGGTTGTAGGACCATCACCATTAAAGATTTCACGCAAGTCTCTAGGACCTGCTCTGCCACCAGAATTTGAAACTACCAAGTCCAATACAGACTCTGATCTTGATGAGGCTGTGGGATTTCTAAATACTGACTCTTGTGGTCCAGCATTGCCACCAGGTTTCTGCACTGCTGAATCTTCGGACACCGATTTCAACCATAACTTCCGAAAATCCATCCAGAATTGTTCGAGTGAGTTACTTGGACCAGCACTGCCACCAGGATTTCAGGCTCTGCAGGAGTCTGATATAGATTTAGGTTCTGATCAGGACGTACCCTCCCCATTCAACAACAACCATTCAATAGGATCAGCATTACCTCCAGGGCTTCCTATTGTTGATCCTTCGGAGTCTGATTCTAACTCCTGTCCAGGAGTTCAGCTACCGGTTGGACCAGTATTACTTCCTGGATTTTCGGAGGCAAGTCACTCTGCTGCAGATCATAAGTTCCTTCAGGCCGTGCCATTGCTGAGTAGTCTCAATTTGCCTCTGGGACCTGTACTACCACCAGGATTTCCTGCTACCACTGCGTCATCAGAAAAGTTAGATACAAAGTTGGATGAAGTTATACAACTTCAGGCTGGACCAGTCTTGCCGCCTGGATTTCGAATAGTGCATGATTCAGACTCCAACTCAAATTCCAAGGAGATCGGGACCTCAGTAACAACTCGGAAACAGAGTTTTGGTCCTTCCCTACCAGTTTTCCAAACTTCAGCTCTTAACACAGAATCGAATTCAATCCAGGAATCGCTACCTTGTGGTCCAGTTTTACCACCAGAATTTAAGGCAGTTGAACCTTCAGATACCGATTCAAATTCTGCGTGGGGAGGAGAACCCCTTGGAAGTGCAAATCAGTTAGTACAACCCCAAGTGCAAACAGAATCAACTTCAGACCAGGAGACAGGATCAGGATCTGTAGGAGTGTCAAGCAGACCAGCTTTGCGCGTCGGATTTACTCTTGGGATAAATTCTGAATCGCCTCCCTCACTTATTGAACAAGCCATGTCCAAGTCAATAGGACCAACCCTTCCTCCAGGTTTCAAAAAAGCCGCGGATGCTGAAAACTCTGACTTCCAAATTCATGCAGAACCTTGGtcagatgatgacaatgatgctgGTGAACAGCCATCAGTAGGTCCAAGTTTGCCTCCTAACTTTTCAAAGGCGACTGAAAGTTCACCTAGTTTACTAGGCCCAGTTTTGCCACCTGGGCTTTTGAAGAACAGGGGACCTACTGTAGAAAAAGACGGTGAAGAAACTGTTGGTCCATCGCTTCCACCAGGTTATGCACCAGATCCTACGGAAAAGAAAAGTTCATCAACATATGTAGGGCCTGTTTTACCAGAAGGGTTTAGATTTATTTCTGgtgcggttgcgaaacctgccatTGGTCCGACACTGCCACCAGGTTTTCAAGAGCACGGCAGACAAGAAACTACTGACTCTGTCGCACATCAAGTAGGTCCTGTCCTTCCACAAAGTTTGCTAACAGGAAAAACAGACTGTCGGAAAGATAAAAGAAATCGAAGAATTGGTCCAGTTGGCCCGGCGTTGCCTCCTGGGTTTCATCAGGAGTCTTCCAGTGATGAGGATTGTCAGGAAGATGTTGTTGGTCCAGTATTGCCCACATCAGTTGCAAGAGTGGGTCCTGTTGGTCCAGCATTACCTCCAGGATTTCTAATGCAATCAGCAAATGAAGATAACTTACCTGGTGCTCGGTCTGTTGGGCCAGTTGTCCCCCCGGGATTTCGATATGTTGGAGACGGCGGGTATGAGGTGGAAGACGATGTTGTTGGACCGATGCCATTTGCGAGAGGTGCTAGTAATCTGTCGGCTGCTGAAGAGTTTGAAAGACGTTCGAAGAAGATGAAAGATAAGTTGACTGGCAGG GATGACGAGGCCAACACAGCCACAACACGTGAATCTTGGATGACCGAGTTGCCTTCAGACGAACTTGGAAGAAGTCTTGGGCTGGTACAGCGAAAGTTCACAACTGGTATTGGTTCATCCAGGGGTGGAGATAGATCAGTTTGGACAGACACACCAGCAGATAAGGCAAGAAAAGAAAAG GAAGGTGACAGAGGGACAAAGAGGCCAGTTGAAGTTGTCTACTCTGGAATGTCGGTGAGAGATGAAAGAATGGAGCAACAGATAGACAGTTACAAT AAAACTAAGAGGAAGGAGAGCTTGATGGATATGCATAGTaaaaagatgaagaaaaagCATGAAGAG GAAAAAGACCAACCAAAGGAAAGACGTCCATTTAGCCGGGAAGAGGATTTGGGAACGAATAAATTTGATGATGCCCAAAGGAAATCGATCATCAAAAAAGCACGTGGGCTTGATTCAAGATTCAGTCATGGAGAGCAAAAATTCCATTGA